A genomic window from Streptomyces sp. HUAS YS2 includes:
- a CDS encoding vitamin K epoxide reductase family protein has protein sequence MTSAALDDTSSKGDSGTIGASRAFAWMLVITGAAGLLAAWVITLDKFKLLEDPNFTPGCSLNPVVSCGSIMKSEQASAFGFPNPMLGLVTYGMVIAIGVALLAGARYRRWYWLGLNAGTLFGVGFCAWLMYQSLYEINALCLWCCLAWVATIVMFWYVTSQNVRSGVIPAPGALKTFFEEFTWVLPVLHIGIIGMLILTRWWDFWTS, from the coding sequence ATGACGAGTGCAGCGCTGGACGACACGTCGTCCAAGGGGGACTCCGGGACGATCGGCGCGAGCCGGGCCTTCGCCTGGATGCTGGTGATCACCGGCGCGGCCGGTCTGCTGGCCGCGTGGGTCATCACGCTCGACAAGTTCAAGCTGCTCGAGGACCCGAACTTCACGCCGGGCTGCAGCCTCAACCCGGTCGTCTCCTGCGGCAGCATCATGAAGAGCGAGCAGGCCTCGGCCTTCGGCTTCCCCAACCCGATGCTCGGCCTCGTCACCTACGGCATGGTGATCGCGATCGGCGTCGCCCTGCTCGCCGGCGCCCGCTACCGCCGCTGGTACTGGCTCGGCCTCAACGCCGGCACGTTGTTCGGCGTCGGGTTCTGCGCCTGGCTGATGTACCAGTCGCTGTACGAGATCAACGCGCTCTGCCTGTGGTGCTGCCTGGCGTGGGTCGCCACCATCGTCATGTTCTGGTACGTGACCTCGCAGAACGTCCGCTCCGGCGTCATTCCCGCCCCGGGCGCCCTGAAGACCTTCTTCGAGGAGTTCACCTGGGTCCTGCCGGTGCTGCACATCGGCATCATCGGCATGCTGATCCTGACCCGCTGGTGGGACTTCTGGACGAGCTGA